The following proteins are co-located in the Sulfurospirillum deleyianum DSM 6946 genome:
- a CDS encoding DEAD/DEAH box helicase, which yields MVFEKLGLSEPIRDAVRELGYTKPTPVQNKVIPLVLEGKDVMATAQTGTGKTAAYALPLLHILNKKTQKSTTSKVVRALILVPTRELASQVGASVQAYGKNVPLSSAAIYGGVKFTPQAKKLDKGIDILIATPGRLLEHVKLGNVDLSRVEIVVFDEADRILDMGFWDEVQTLLGLFPKKRQTLLFSVGLSKSVKRLSEVSLKKPVTVAINNQGDFAKKVEQTLYLVDKERKCELLSFMIGTHNWHQVLVFTKTKQSADEVGEYLNASGLKTLVLHGDKAHSKRTQAIHAFKENAIRVLVATDIASRGLDIEDLPYVINYELPGDAEDYTHRAGRTGRAGKEGRAISLVAQEEKNKFKEIEKILKYTIKTEFYPGFETKEWVEKEAKKHTIQAKIDREKANKRPNGLRKKREEIKANKAKKAAKTCGIGAKNCKVK from the coding sequence ATGGTATTTGAAAAATTAGGCTTAAGCGAGCCCATTAGGGATGCGGTGCGTGAGTTAGGATATACCAAACCTACACCCGTACAAAACAAGGTGATTCCTTTGGTACTTGAGGGTAAAGATGTCATGGCAACGGCGCAAACGGGAACGGGAAAAACGGCGGCGTATGCGCTTCCATTGCTTCATATCTTAAATAAAAAAACACAAAAATCAACGACTTCCAAAGTGGTACGAGCGCTGATTTTGGTTCCAACCAGAGAGTTGGCTTCGCAAGTGGGTGCGAGTGTGCAAGCGTATGGCAAAAATGTACCGCTTAGCAGTGCGGCGATTTATGGTGGTGTGAAGTTTACCCCACAAGCCAAAAAGTTGGATAAAGGTATTGATATTTTGATTGCAACGCCTGGAAGACTTTTGGAGCATGTGAAGCTTGGCAATGTGGATTTGTCTCGTGTTGAAATTGTTGTTTTTGATGAAGCTGATAGAATCTTAGATATGGGTTTTTGGGATGAAGTGCAAACGCTTTTGGGACTTTTCCCTAAAAAACGCCAAACGCTACTTTTTTCTGTGGGACTTTCAAAATCGGTCAAACGTCTCTCTGAAGTCAGCTTGAAAAAGCCTGTCACGGTGGCTATTAATAATCAAGGTGATTTTGCAAAAAAAGTAGAACAAACGCTTTATCTTGTTGATAAAGAACGCAAATGCGAATTGCTCTCTTTTATGATAGGCACCCATAATTGGCATCAAGTGTTAGTCTTTACCAAAACCAAACAGAGTGCGGATGAGGTTGGGGAGTATTTGAATGCGAGTGGTTTAAAAACGCTGGTTTTGCACGGCGATAAAGCGCACTCCAAACGTACGCAAGCTATTCATGCGTTTAAAGAAAATGCTATTCGAGTGCTTGTTGCAACGGATATTGCTTCTCGTGGGCTTGATATCGAAGATTTGCCTTATGTTATTAACTATGAATTACCAGGTGATGCAGAAGATTATACACACCGAGCAGGACGAACAGGGCGTGCGGGAAAAGAAGGAAGAGCTATTTCGCTTGTTGCGCAAGAAGAAAAAAATAAATTTAAAGAGATTGAAAAGATTTTAAAATATACGATTAAAACCGAGTTTTATCCTGGTTTTGAAACCAAAGAGTGGGTTGAAAAAGAGGCAAAAAAACATACGATTCAAGCTAAAATTGATCGTGAAAAAGCCAATAAACGTCCTAACGGGCTTCGTAAAAAACGAGAAGAGATTAAAGCGAATAAAGCTAAGAAAGCCGCTAAAACGTGTGGCATTGGCGCTAAAAATTGTAAAGTTAAATAG
- a CDS encoding zinc ribbon domain-containing protein YjdM, producing the protein MENLPACPKCHCEYTYEDGAMFICPECAHEWEKVSTSSEENSRVVKDAHGTILADGDTVIVIKDLKLKGSSAVIKGGTKVKNIRLNFESDHNLDCKVEGIGAMGLKSEFVKKA; encoded by the coding sequence ATGGAAAATTTACCCGCATGTCCAAAATGTCACTGCGAATACACCTATGAAGATGGAGCAATGTTTATCTGCCCTGAGTGTGCGCACGAATGGGAAAAAGTGAGCACTTCAAGCGAAGAGAACAGCAGGGTTGTCAAAGATGCGCATGGAACGATTTTAGCCGATGGTGACACCGTTATCGTTATAAAAGATCTTAAACTCAAAGGCTCTTCAGCGGTCATCAAAGGTGGCACCAAAGTGAAAAATATTCGTCTTAATTTTGAGAGTGATCACAACCTTGACTGCAAAGTTGAAGGCATTGGGGCGATGGGATTAAAATCGGAATTTGTCAAAAAGGCTTAA
- a CDS encoding branched-chain amino acid transporter permease, which translates to MQSSYLIGGIVVAMFATYATRLIPFMLFRNREPSPLIRYIERNMPLMIMVILVFYALKDVKWEVYPYGLAEIVGVSVAIALHVSFKNALLSIFTATLIYMVLIQKVLC; encoded by the coding sequence ATGCAGAGTAGTTATCTTATCGGAGGCATTGTGGTTGCTATGTTTGCGACGTATGCGACACGCCTCATTCCCTTTATGCTCTTTCGAAATCGTGAGCCATCACCTCTCATACGCTACATTGAGCGTAATATGCCTTTGATGATTATGGTGATTTTGGTTTTTTACGCCTTAAAAGATGTGAAGTGGGAGGTTTATCCTTACGGTTTGGCGGAGATTGTTGGGGTGAGTGTTGCGATAGCTTTACATGTAAGTTTTAAAAACGCACTCTTAAGCATTTTTACCGCAACACTTATCTATATGGTCTTAATTCAAAAAGTGCTTTGTTAA
- a CDS encoding AzlC family ABC transporter permease, with the protein MNFFAIFKLTIPVLMGYIPLGMAFGLLLSKMLIPWYYAFFMSLFIFAGSGQFLALTLFASQATILEIAIATFLLNLRHTFYGLSMISAFKNFSWKKHYLIFGLTDETFALLKTSEIEEQHRERAYLIITFLNQCYWIMGSVLGAVLGNVVPFNYEGIEFSLTALFVVLSIELYKKSRLHQPFLVALIIGLFGMVFFPPQKMLILSLCLAAFVLIVFKRSMQDAE; encoded by the coding sequence ATGAATTTTTTTGCTATTTTTAAACTGACCATTCCCGTCTTAATGGGCTATATTCCTTTGGGTATGGCATTTGGACTTTTGCTTTCCAAAATGCTTATTCCATGGTACTACGCTTTTTTTATGAGCCTGTTTATTTTTGCAGGTTCAGGGCAGTTTTTGGCACTCACTCTTTTTGCTTCACAAGCGACCATTTTAGAAATCGCCATTGCCACCTTTTTGCTCAATCTTCGTCATACCTTTTATGGGCTTTCCATGATTTCAGCCTTTAAAAATTTTTCATGGAAAAAGCATTACCTCATTTTTGGACTCACCGATGAGACGTTTGCACTTTTAAAAACGAGTGAGATTGAAGAGCAGCACCGTGAAAGGGCTTATCTTATCATTACCTTTTTAAATCAATGCTATTGGATTATGGGCAGTGTATTGGGTGCGGTTTTAGGCAATGTCGTTCCTTTTAATTACGAGGGCATTGAGTTTTCATTGACCGCTTTGTTTGTGGTACTTTCCATTGAGTTGTATAAAAAAAGCAGACTGCATCAGCCGTTTTTGGTAGCGCTCATTATTGGGTTGTTTGGCATGGTGTTTTTTCCACCGCAAAAGATGCTGATTTTATCACTTTGTTTGGCGGCGTTTGTGTTGATTGTTTTTAAAAGGAGTATGCAAGATGCAGAGTAG
- the flgG gene encoding flagellar basal-body rod protein FlgG: MIRSLYTAATGMIAQQTQIDTTSNNISNVNTIGYKKQRAEFADLMYQTMTYAGTSTSATSTSPTGIEVGLGVRPTAIAKQFTQGNFKETGNSLDVAITGNGFFQIQLPDGTTGYTRNGSFKLDSEGSVVNSDGYRLLPELTIPEDATQITIGVNGVVSVLQAGQTETNEIGQIELANFINPAGLHSLGDNNYINTSASGDPIVSEPGLNGLGQTRQQFVEMSNVQLVEEMTDLITGQRAYEANSKAITTSDEMLQTVNALKQ; this comes from the coding sequence ATGATACGTTCACTTTATACTGCTGCAACGGGTATGATTGCGCAGCAAACGCAAATCGATACGACTTCAAATAACATTTCAAACGTCAATACCATTGGTTATAAAAAACAGCGTGCGGAGTTTGCGGATTTAATGTATCAAACCATGACGTATGCAGGAACGTCAACCAGTGCTACTAGCACCTCTCCTACAGGCATTGAAGTAGGTCTTGGTGTTCGCCCCACAGCCATTGCAAAGCAATTTACGCAAGGCAACTTTAAAGAGACAGGTAACTCGCTTGATGTTGCCATTACGGGTAATGGTTTTTTTCAAATTCAGCTTCCAGATGGTACCACAGGCTATACGAGAAATGGCTCGTTTAAGCTTGATAGCGAAGGAAGTGTGGTCAATAGCGATGGGTATAGACTCTTACCAGAACTTACTATTCCTGAGGATGCGACACAAATTACCATTGGTGTGAACGGTGTTGTCTCCGTGCTTCAAGCAGGACAAACTGAGACGAATGAAATCGGGCAGATTGAGCTTGCAAACTTCATTAATCCAGCAGGTCTTCACTCTTTGGGTGATAATAACTACATTAACACCTCTGCTTCGGGAGACCCGATTGTCAGTGAACCTGGACTTAATGGTCTTGGGCAAACCAGACAGCAGTTTGTTGAAATGAGTAACGTGCAGCTGGTGGAAGAGATGACGGATTTGATTACGGGGCAAAGGGCGTATGAAGCCAACTCCAAAGCGATTACCACCAGTGATGAGATGCTTCAAACCGTTAATGCGCTAAAACAATAG
- a CDS encoding flagellar hook-basal body protein, translating to MQNGYYDVTGAMVTQFNRLNVISNNLANLNTTAFKRDDVVVGDFKRIFQEYKEEMPLRDNTKEASKFVNAAMSRVPHIVEQYIKYEQGGIKNTGNALDFALKRDDAFFMVETPNGIRLTQNGSFTLNNVGILTTKEGYPVLPSTYFQNKQYIEVPEDGELRVNQSGALFVGDDEIGQMYLVKSDDIKSLTKEGESLYAFKSTDELTQLENGDFVAQGFLETSNINPVSEMVGLIETNRLVEMYQKVMKSHMNDLNSDAISKLASTKA from the coding sequence ATGCAAAATGGCTATTATGACGTTACAGGCGCAATGGTAACACAGTTTAATCGACTCAATGTTATCTCCAATAATCTTGCCAATTTAAACACAACAGCTTTTAAAAGAGATGATGTGGTTGTGGGAGATTTTAAACGTATTTTTCAAGAATACAAAGAAGAGATGCCCTTACGTGACAATACCAAAGAGGCGAGTAAATTTGTCAATGCAGCGATGTCTAGGGTTCCTCATATTGTCGAGCAGTACATTAAGTATGAGCAAGGTGGCATCAAAAACACAGGTAATGCGCTTGATTTTGCCTTGAAGCGTGATGATGCGTTTTTTATGGTTGAAACGCCCAATGGTATTCGCTTAACGCAAAATGGTTCATTTACGTTAAATAATGTAGGTATTTTAACCACCAAAGAGGGCTATCCTGTGCTTCCTTCGACCTATTTTCAAAACAAGCAATACATTGAAGTTCCAGAAGATGGAGAACTTCGTGTCAATCAAAGTGGAGCGTTGTTTGTCGGGGATGATGAAATAGGACAGATGTATCTGGTAAAAAGCGATGACATTAAGTCTCTCACTAAAGAGGGTGAGAGTTTGTATGCTTTTAAGAGCACGGATGAGCTAACCCAACTTGAAAATGGGGATTTTGTTGCGCAAGGATTTTTAGAGACTAGCAATATTAATCCCGTAAGTGAGATGGTAGGGCTTATTGAAACCAATCGTTTGGTGGAGATGTACCAAAAAGTGATGAAATCACACATGAATGATTTAAATTCAGATGCAATCTCAAAACTTGCATCAACCAAAGCATAA
- the rpoD gene encoding RNA polymerase sigma factor RpoD, translating into MASKELYTELEELFVENEKSYVTYENVMELFVKPPTPANVKKLMGLLEKYKVTLISSAEIAKLRNKEEAKKREEERQKLQDEALEDEFDLASEKELLEWSRSDSPVRMYLREMGQISLLTKEEEIDISKKIEFGEDIIIDAFCSVPYLIDFILDYKEALINRERRVKELFKTFEDDDDGDDDDSDDGEEFDEEGEEKRPLSKKDNSRTEKVIESFKALEKAKKDWMKSFARPPEENLDAEEMMNYDLALAYKKKLLKDALMDLGPTSKLINELVKSMETALKSDFEFDKELKRLEYRLPLFNETLKENHQNLLKNIIDLNKEDIATMVPEATMVSTYMEIKKLFQTKEASKQGFDLDPEKLKEILEQIKRGKKIADESKTRMAKSNLRLVVSIAKRYTNRGLPFLDLIQEGNIGLMKAVDKFEYKKGYKFSTYATWWIRQAISRAIADQARTIRIPIHMIETINRINKIIRKHLQEEGKEPDIETIALEVGLSADKVKNVIKITKEPISLEAPIGNEDDGKFGDFVEDKTSIAPLEHILKSDLKEQIDDVLDQLNDREKAVIRMRFGLMHDESDRTLEEIGKELNVTRERVRQIESSAIKKLKHPKVGRKLKNYIES; encoded by the coding sequence ATGGCTTCAAAAGAACTGTATACAGAATTAGAAGAGCTTTTTGTCGAAAATGAAAAATCTTATGTCACGTATGAAAACGTGATGGAACTCTTTGTAAAACCCCCAACACCCGCAAACGTTAAAAAGTTGATGGGATTGCTCGAAAAATACAAAGTCACCCTTATTTCTTCTGCTGAAATTGCGAAACTTCGCAACAAAGAAGAGGCAAAAAAACGTGAAGAAGAGCGCCAAAAACTCCAAGACGAAGCCTTAGAAGACGAGTTTGACCTTGCCAGTGAAAAAGAGCTTTTAGAGTGGTCAAGAAGCGACAGTCCTGTGCGTATGTATCTAAGAGAGATGGGACAAATTTCGCTTTTAACCAAAGAAGAAGAGATTGACATTAGTAAAAAGATAGAGTTTGGCGAAGATATTATTATTGATGCGTTTTGTTCAGTGCCTTATCTTATCGACTTTATTTTAGATTATAAAGAAGCCTTGATTAATCGTGAACGCCGTGTTAAAGAGTTGTTTAAAACCTTTGAAGATGACGATGATGGCGATGACGATGATAGCGATGATGGGGAGGAGTTTGATGAAGAAGGGGAAGAGAAACGCCCCCTTTCTAAAAAAGATAACTCTCGAACCGAAAAAGTCATCGAAAGCTTTAAAGCCTTAGAAAAAGCAAAAAAAGATTGGATGAAGAGTTTTGCTCGTCCACCTGAAGAGAATCTTGATGCTGAAGAGATGATGAATTACGATTTGGCATTGGCGTATAAAAAGAAATTGCTTAAAGACGCATTGATGGATTTAGGGCCAACCAGTAAACTCATTAATGAACTCGTCAAATCTATGGAAACAGCTCTTAAGAGTGATTTTGAGTTTGATAAAGAACTCAAACGCCTAGAGTATCGTTTACCTCTTTTTAACGAAACACTCAAAGAAAATCATCAAAATCTTCTTAAAAACATCATTGATTTAAACAAAGAAGATATCGCTACAATGGTTCCAGAAGCTACAATGGTTTCAACGTATATGGAAATTAAAAAGCTTTTTCAAACCAAAGAAGCCAGTAAGCAAGGCTTTGATTTGGACCCTGAAAAGCTCAAAGAGATTTTGGAGCAAATCAAACGGGGTAAAAAAATTGCCGATGAGTCTAAAACACGTATGGCAAAAAGTAACCTTCGTCTGGTTGTTTCTATTGCTAAACGTTACACCAACCGAGGCTTGCCATTTTTGGATTTGATTCAAGAAGGAAACATTGGTTTGATGAAAGCGGTTGATAAATTTGAGTACAAAAAAGGGTACAAATTTTCAACCTACGCCACATGGTGGATTCGTCAAGCCATCTCACGTGCGATTGCCGATCAAGCCCGTACCATTCGTATCCCAATTCATATGATTGAGACCATTAACCGTATCAATAAAATCATTCGTAAACACCTTCAAGAAGAAGGTAAAGAGCCAGACATCGAGACCATTGCATTGGAAGTGGGCTTGAGTGCGGATAAAGTTAAAAACGTTATTAAAATCACCAAAGAGCCTATTTCGTTGGAAGCGCCTATTGGTAACGAAGACGATGGAAAATTTGGTGATTTTGTCGAAGATAAAACATCCATTGCCCCTCTTGAGCATATTTTAAAATCAGACCTTAAAGAGCAAATTGACGATGTACTTGATCAGCTCAACGACAGAGAAAAAGCGGTCATCCGTATGCGTTTTGGTTTAATGCACGATGAGAGCGATAGAACCTTAGAAGAGATAGGTAAAGAGCTTAATGTCACTCGTGAACGTGTGCGCCAGATTGAAAGTTCTGCCATTAAAAAGCTTAAACATCCAAAAGTAGGAAGAAAACTTAAAAATTATATTGAAAGCTAA
- a CDS encoding Opr family porin — protein sequence MKFRYSHVLAALILGSSFSVAADATSLEEALTKAEVTGTVGWFGVHNDRKGESKNDSFSNGYLNVGFETAPFHGVSVGVAGWGSVQTSSYHDAYDEAMGDRMALSKAYLKIEQEGMGKVVLGRQDVDFNWLTDYIDGVSAEVTAVDHLVLSMAWAHSNAVIDIDEISERFTKINGHDGVYMLDAKYTPVEILELNPYLYYGNDLLNAYGMKATLSLEPSDAVKTTTMAHYVTVNSDVADVEDGSFAQFEQGVELFGVALAAGYMRTHDDGMGGLNELGDQSPFEEGNHVFDPEAKTPYMSASYEIEGVTLSALYGQTKYYDGDADKKFKEKELDVSVSYEIIKNLEASLIYANIDNDQKDESYDAYKAHISYNF from the coding sequence ATGAAATTTCGTTATTCACATGTTTTAGCGGCGTTGATTTTAGGAAGTTCTTTCAGTGTCGCAGCAGATGCCACTTCACTTGAAGAGGCACTTACAAAAGCTGAGGTTACAGGTACTGTGGGTTGGTTTGGTGTCCATAATGATAGAAAAGGCGAGAGTAAAAACGATAGTTTTTCTAATGGTTATCTTAATGTAGGGTTTGAAACGGCTCCTTTTCATGGTGTGAGCGTGGGTGTTGCTGGTTGGGGTAGTGTTCAAACCAGTAGCTATCATGATGCGTACGATGAGGCGATGGGAGATAGAATGGCTCTTTCAAAAGCTTATCTTAAAATCGAACAAGAGGGAATGGGCAAAGTAGTATTGGGACGCCAAGATGTTGATTTTAATTGGCTAACAGACTATATTGATGGTGTGAGTGCTGAAGTAACCGCAGTCGATCATTTAGTGCTTAGTATGGCATGGGCACACTCCAATGCGGTGATTGATATTGATGAAATTTCAGAGCGTTTTACCAAAATTAACGGACACGATGGTGTCTATATGCTCGATGCCAAATACACACCCGTAGAAATTTTAGAACTCAATCCTTATCTTTATTATGGTAATGATTTGTTGAATGCGTATGGTATGAAAGCAACCCTAAGTCTTGAGCCAAGTGATGCGGTTAAAACGACAACCATGGCGCACTATGTTACAGTCAACAGCGATGTGGCAGACGTGGAAGATGGCTCTTTTGCCCAATTTGAGCAAGGGGTAGAACTCTTTGGTGTAGCATTAGCTGCTGGGTATATGCGCACGCATGATGATGGTATGGGAGGTTTAAATGAGTTGGGTGATCAATCGCCATTTGAAGAAGGCAACCACGTGTTTGATCCTGAGGCAAAAACACCGTATATGAGTGCTTCGTATGAAATTGAGGGAGTTACGCTTAGCGCATTGTATGGGCAAACCAAATATTATGATGGGGATGCTGATAAAAAATTTAAAGAAAAAGAGTTAGATGTGAGCGTGAGTTATGAGATTATCAAAAATCTTGAAGCTTCTTTGATCTATGCGAATATTGATAATGACCAAAAAGATGAGAGTTATGACGCCTATAAAGCTCATATCTCTTATAACTTTTAA
- a CDS encoding Dps family protein — protein sequence MSKVIKQLQEIQANSHVLYVTFHNYHWNVKGMQFFPVHEMTEKLYDAMSEIFDDTAERILQLGGKPLVTLSEIVEASTLKEETKNSFEAKEVISHVVKALEAMHAEWVKLSKLAEEVRDTTTMAMADEKVAELEKQLWMYQATLA from the coding sequence ATGTCAAAAGTTATTAAACAATTACAAGAGATTCAAGCTAATAGTCACGTTTTATACGTCACGTTTCATAACTATCATTGGAATGTTAAAGGGATGCAGTTTTTTCCAGTCCATGAGATGACAGAAAAACTTTACGATGCAATGTCAGAAATTTTTGATGATACAGCAGAGCGCATTTTACAATTAGGCGGTAAGCCTTTAGTGACTCTTTCTGAAATTGTAGAGGCTTCAACGCTTAAAGAAGAGACTAAAAATTCATTTGAAGCTAAAGAAGTGATTTCCCATGTGGTTAAAGCACTAGAAGCAATGCATGCAGAATGGGTTAAACTCTCTAAACTTGCAGAAGAGGTTCGAGATACCACAACGATGGCAATGGCAGATGAAAAAGTTGCCGAGCTTGAAAAACAACTTTGGATGTATCAAGCAACCCTTGCTTAA
- a CDS encoding DUF4198 domain-containing protein: MTKSFLKVALVSSVIASSALAHFQMLYTPNMALEKGGKIELRHVFTHPFADEHTMDMGKQHDSDALAPVVDFFAINKEQKTDLKSTLKEITFKGNHNSGKGFASEYKAQKMGDHILVLTPAPYYEKGEDAYIQQITKTIVNVAGTPTDWDADLGLKAEIVPLTKPYAIWEGGSFTGVVKSNGKPVPFAEIEVEYINRDVDIKNNKMGKDRVKAPQDAFVTMGIKANKDGEFTFALPKAGFWGFAALGVGVDKEYKGKELSQDAVIWVEAKPMK, translated from the coding sequence ATGACAAAAAGTTTTCTTAAAGTTGCGTTGGTCTCTTCCGTGATTGCCTCAAGTGCGTTAGCGCACTTTCAAATGCTTTATACACCCAATATGGCACTCGAAAAAGGGGGAAAAATAGAATTGCGTCATGTTTTCACTCACCCGTTTGCGGATGAACATACCATGGATATGGGCAAACAACACGACAGCGACGCTCTAGCGCCTGTGGTAGATTTTTTTGCTATCAATAAAGAGCAAAAAACGGATTTGAAATCAACCCTGAAAGAGATTACCTTTAAAGGCAATCATAACAGTGGCAAAGGCTTTGCTTCTGAGTACAAAGCGCAAAAAATGGGTGATCACATTTTAGTGTTAACCCCTGCACCTTATTATGAAAAAGGTGAAGATGCGTACATCCAGCAAATTACCAAAACCATCGTGAATGTTGCAGGAACACCAACGGATTGGGATGCGGATTTAGGGCTTAAAGCCGAAATCGTTCCTTTGACAAAGCCCTATGCAATTTGGGAAGGGGGTAGTTTTACTGGTGTGGTTAAGTCCAATGGCAAACCTGTTCCTTTTGCTGAAATTGAAGTAGAATATATCAATCGAGATGTGGATATTAAAAACAATAAAATGGGAAAAGATCGTGTAAAAGCTCCACAAGATGCGTTTGTAACGATGGGCATTAAAGCCAATAAAGACGGTGAGTTTACCTTTGCACTTCCAAAAGCTGGATTTTGGGGATTTGCAGCACTGGGTGTGGGTGTGGATAAAGAATATAAAGGCAAAGAACTCAGTCAAGATGCCGTGATTTGGGTGGAAGCTAAACCTATGAAATAA